In the Prionailurus viverrinus isolate Anna chromosome A3, UM_Priviv_1.0, whole genome shotgun sequence genome, gcaaaggaaaccggGGCAGAGTTTAGGGGTCAACGGGCGAGAAGGATGAGACAGTAGGGGGAGTGGGGACATGAGGACAGTCATAGCAGGTTATGCCCTGGTGGGAAGGGGACCGGAGCTAGGCAGCTCCTCCCTCCTGGGTCATAGGAGTTCATGTCTGACCTTCCTCATGGCCTTGTAATTGTGATGCCGGAAGTCCAAAGGATCAGAGGATCCCAGTGCAGGGGCCTTAGGGAATAGGTCGTTGGGATCTGGTGGAGAATGAATTCATGGTCAAGGGGGAGTCCACGGCGGAGGTTTTTACCCTGCTCATCCAGCCCTTGTCCGACTGCCCACCTGAGACAGGGCAGGCCAGGATCTCTGCCCGGAGGCAGGAATCGCCTCCCTGGAGCCAGGTCTGGGGCAGCAGGCGAATGAAGCGGGCCACCTGGGGCTCAGGCAGGAGGTTCAGCACCGGTGTCTCTGGGTCTGAATTGGCAGGAAATACCTGGGGGCATCGAGTCCTTTAATGGGACTGCTCAAACCCCAGCAGCCTGGCCCGGAAGCAGAGAAGGAGCTCAGGCCTCCGAGCTCACCACCAAACCCACCCTGGCAGGCTTGCCTGGAGACCTGCACTCTCTGTCAAACACAGACCACCCGCCCACCCCTCCTACCCCCTGCCAACAGGCCGCTCTAGGCAACCATGCTTTCTGGCTGGGTCGCAGCTTATTAGACCAATATGGCCCCATCGCTCAGGAACAGCCAGTCCTAAAGCTGACCAGGCCCCACACTGTAGCCTGGTATAAAAAGGGGTCCGTGAGATGGGAAAGCCAGAGCGGTGGGGGAGGTGAGAAGTGGCGCAAGGGTCTGAGGCCCATCGACCAGAAAGGGTGTTCCAGCAGGAAGCTACAGCATGAAGCGGACCCACCCCGTGGAGAAAGTATCTGGGGAGGAGGTAGGCATATTCCAAAGCAGCTTGGCCCCAAGGCTGCCTGGTGGGTGCCACACATCTTGACAACAACCCCCTTTCTCCTGGGATGCTGAGTGGGCGTCTGTTCCTTGACCTCAGAGGAGCCCCAGCCCAGCCTAGTACCCTACAGTGGGGCCCAGCCCCCATGGGACCACTCACCGCATCCATCCCACTGGTACGGTTCCTGCTCCCCCACCACGTCCGGCTGTCATTGCTGAACTGGACCTTGTATGATGTGACCCAGTCGTACCTGGCAGGAGAGGTCGGGAGAGATCCTCCGTGGCCTCAGGACTCCCACCCCAACCCTCCCGAGTCTGCCCGTGACTTCCTGGACTGGGCTAGCCTGCCTCACCTCCAGACAGAGTTCCTGCCCTGTGTGATAATGCCTGAGAAGCGGGTGGGGTGCCTGGCATCCACCTGAAGCCACGGCTCAGCATCCTGAGGCTCAGCACACCAGGCCCCATCATAGAGATCACCATCCTCCAGGCCTGACTGTGGGCACAGGACATGGCCATCAGACCCAGGTGAACAGTATAGGGTGGGCCAGGATGGTGCCTAGGGGTTGCCCTAATTGGACCCAGGACTGCTGACCTGGATGTTGAGCCGTCCCCGGTGTGGTCCAAGACCAAAGGACTGGCTGCTGGATGCCTCGAGCTGGCTATCTGAAACTCGCAGGGACTCCAGGCCCAAAGGGGGGCAgcctggggcagggacagagcagtgaaacaggaccagagagagagagagagagagagagagtagtcAGGGCAGGTAGGAAGCCGAGCCTACGCTTGCCCATGTGCTGGGTGAGCTGGGGCCATGCCTTTGCCCATGAGGCCAAAGGTGACGTCAGTATGTGGCCCATGGGCTGCAAGTTTGGGCAGGGCCCCCCGGAAGGGCAGTACCTGGTTCCTTCTCCTCTGGGAGGTCAAGGGCTCCCGCAGGGGTGGTGATCACTGGAGGCCCGGTAGTCACCAGCAGTCTGGGTCTAGttagcttctttcttttctttataatgaCCTTTTTCTTCTTGACAAAGCGAATCCGGACGTGCTGTTCTGAGGTCCCTGGGGACCAGGGAGGCACATCAGGGCAGATGGAGTGGTCTGCCAGCCCAAGAAGCATGCAAGCCCCtagcagcacccccacccccgacctcaAGTATCTAAAGACCTTAGCATGGACTTGAAGTCTGacccccacctgcctctcccgGCACGTTCTTGGCTTCTTCTCCTTCTTGACGTGACTACGTGTTTGGCCAGCCTCATCGCTGACCCTCCCCAATGGAGAGCTACACCCAGCCACTGGGAACTATTTGGTTGCTCCAAAGAGCTGAGTTTAGTTCTTTATCTCCAGGCCTTTGCCTGGGCTGACCCTCTCCATCGCACCGTCCCCCACCGCTGATCTCATTGCCTAACTCCCATTCTTTGAATTTCAGCCCAGGAGCCTTCCTCAGCTCCAGACTTAGTCTCCTGCTCCAAAGCCTCCGTGCTGCCTTTATCGCTGCATCTGCCCTCTGGGCTGAGATGTTCCGTCCTCAGATTCATGTTTGTCTGGGTGCTCAGGCTTTCCAGGGCTGGCCTGTGTCCTGCTCGccctcagcacagggcctggaacaCGGCAGATGCCACTAGCTCCCCACGCACCCACGCAGGCTCTACAGGTACCTCCAGAACGGGCTGTACATTTTCCTATCTGGTGACCCATGCCTTTCCACATACTGTTTCTTCTTCGCTGCTCTCTCTTTTTGGCTCTTCCTAATTCAGAGATATCCACCCTTCAGGACCCAGTTTCATTTGCCTCCTCTGAGGAGCCCTCCTGGGGGCCATCCCTTTGACTTCCTCCTCTACCTACTCACTTCTGAAAAGTCAGGAAGTCGGGcagcctgcctctccccttcccctgatGGCGCCCCTATCCTCCAGGCAGCCTCAGCAAAAAGCACTCTCCCTGCCTtgctctccttctttccttccagccCCTGCCCTTAAGCTCTCTCTGCCCTAAGTCTAATTCTGCACCATTTAGTCTCGGTGCTTTtgtctgtccctctttctccccttctgctGGCTccggtctcagttttctcatctgtgaaaagggAAGGTTTGGGGCTGAAAGAGGCAACCTCCTACTGGCTCCAGTCCCAGGACCGCTGACTTGGTCTGGCCGGGAACTAGGGCTGCTGAGTCAGCAGCCGTAacaaggggcagggaggaaggaagggaggagagtgtgtgtgtgtgtgtgtgtgtgtgcgcgcgcgcgcgcgcgcgcgggcgcTGGGGAAGGGTCGGCACACAAGCTCCAGGCAGGGAGTGTGTgagcgtgagtgtgtgtgtgcgtgcgtgtgtgtgttggggaagggTCGGCACACAGTGGACGGGAGAGTGGGGTGACCGACTAGCCCGAGAAGCGGGCCCTCGGTCCGGGCGCTCACCGTTATTCTTCCCCGAGGGCTGCTGTGCCGGGTTGCTACTCGGGGCCAGGGTCGAGACCGGGGCCTTGGTGGTAGCGGGCGGCGCGAGGCCCAGCCCGGAGGCGCCGGGCGTCCCCAGACCCAGATCGACGGCAGGCGCGAAGGTGGCCAAGGCGAGCAGGAGACCCCACATGGCTGAGTCCAAAGGTGCGGATGCGCGGGGCCTGCTGCGGTCGGTGGGTTTGTCTCTTCCTGCCGGGCGCTCGGGAGCCCCCCGCCCCTTCCTGCCGCCGCCGCACGCCCCCTGCGCCTCCGGCCCGCCCACCGCACGCCCGCGGGCCTGGGacccgggaggggaggggtgggcagggcagggcccggGCGGTGCGCCGGCGACAGACCCCGGAGCGGCCGCCGCGGGTCTCCGCACCCGCCgaccctgccccgccccctccggccGTCCCGAGCTCACCCGCCCGGCTGGTGCGCTGCCCTCTGGGGTTTGGACAGCCCCTCGGCACCCCTGATCCCACTTAATCCTGTGAGGCGCCCGCCCCACAGTGGGCACCTACTTGGCGTCACACACCGTGCTAGGCGCTTTGCACGTGGCCTCTCGATCAAACCTTATTTTACAAActggtaaactgaggctcagagcgcCCAACTGACTTGGCCAAGGCAGCAAAGCTGAGAACTTTGGGGAGGAAACTGCCACCCGAGAGGGAAATCCACCCAGAATCAGAAAACCCCCTGCCAGGGTGGATGGGACAGAAAGACGGTGGGGGGAAACTAAggcgcggggtggggcgggggcggagcgggggtggggggaggactaGCCCTCCGGGAATCTTTCCGAAAGACCACTCGAGGGGCCCAACCAGAGGCGGTACTTCCCACCGCCATCCCCTTCTCCGGCCCcgcctctcttctctcttccttccccctgccctcccctactccttTGCTCACCCGGCTGCCACGTTCTGGGCTTACATAATCCGAGGAGAGGAGCGGGAGCCGATACCCAGCGGGCCGGGGCCGTGGGTGGAGGGGCCGAGGCCTGATGCGCGCGCGTCCGGCCCTCCCTGCTGCCTTCCCCACCGCCACCTCAGTGTCCTCCCGGGGGCCAGCAGCCCGGGGTCTCTTGCTGGCTGGTTGCCCCGGATCCCGGGATTCCAGAGCGCAGGCCCTTTCCCATTCCCGCTCCCCAGCCCCCTCTAATTCCCCCACACCAGATCGCctcccagaaggaaggaaatgcatCCACTGTGCTCCTCTGGGCAGTGTTTTGTCTTTGCAAGGAGCCCGCCTGGGAGGTACTGCCATCCCCACCTAAGAAGGGATGCCCAGAGGTGGCCAGGAATCCTCTGGAGTGCGTGCCACCCTGAGCAAATATTTTTTGCAGGGCCTCTATCTATATAAACACTTTGTATCACCCCCAAACCATTCTGGCGGCCCAGTCTCCCATGATCCCTCCCAAGAAATACCCCACTGTACCCCTGGAACTGACCCAGCACCAACGCAGAAGCGAGTCCTGGAGCGCCTCAAGGCATCTGCCCCAACCCAAGCATTCTGGGTAGAGAGTCCCCAGAACGGGAGTAACCAGGTCAGAGCCCGCGCGGCCTCACTTCTGCCTTGGAGCATCCCGCCTGGGCAACACTGCTGGGTCCCAGGCACCAAAGGGGGATTAGAAAAACTCAAGGAAAGGCGCCAAAGCCAAGGGTTCCTGAGGCACGGGGCTGGCCAGATCAGGGGCAGAAAGATAGTACTATACGCTGAGGCTTCTTTGCCGTGGGAGGTCAGGACAGGCTCCCGTGGAGCTAGAAGTGGGTCTGAACAGGTCCTGAGGGCTGCTCCCTCTTCCTCCAAAGCCCAATGTGGCcacttctctgtctctgactccaACCCCACCCAAGTTTGATAGACGGGTGTGAGGGGCCACCCAACTAGGACATCTCAGCCTTCTGAGGCTCCCACCCACAGTTAAATCGGGTCAagttctggggcatctgggtggtgcagtgggtGAAGCGTCAAACTGTtggtttggcttaggtcatgacctcatggttagggagttcgagccccacctagGGATTGGTAGtgaatgcttgggattctctctccctctctctgcccctcccccactgtgttctctctctctctctctctctctctctctctctctctccctgtctctctccctccctccctccttcccttaaaattaaaaaaaaaaaaaaatttggtcaaTTTGCTCCTGCCTTAAGTCCCTAGGGGTTTCACCGGCCAGGCCCTTATGACAAGGCTTTTCCCTACCCACACCTTTCCCCTCTCATCACCCTGGGCTCCTCTGGCTCATAttcctccagccacactggcatTCTAGCAGTCCCTCCGACACATCAGGCCCatccagcctcagggcctttgcactggttCACCAAATTTGCATCCTCATTCTGCAGATTGCTTTTCAGTGTCACCGGTTTCCAGAAGCCTTTGCTGACCATTCTGATGAAAGCAAGCCCCATCCTCCACACCCACTCTATCCTCTCACCCTGTTTTATTATTGTCTTCAAGGCAACTCAACATTTTGAGATTATCTTGTTTTGTTATGTGTTAACTGTGTgggtccccaccccccagcaaagATAAGCCACACTTATCTTTGAACATATGTGTACCCATATGTTCAAAGCTGCACCTCAGGACCTAGAACAGCACCTGGTCCCTAGTCAGTGCTCAAAAAGTAtctgtgtaggggcgcctgggtggctcagttggttgggtgcccaacttcggctcaggtcacgatcttgcggtttgtgggttcgagccccgcgtggggctctgggctgacagctcgctcagagcctgggggtctgctttggaatctgtgtctccctctctctctgaccctcccctactcatgctctctctctctctctctcaaaaataaacactaaaaaaaagtatCTGTGTATATATTCAAGGTTTAGAGAGACCTTGACCAAGCAGGGCTGAGGGGAGCTGACTCTCCCCAACAGCGCAAGGTTCTGTAGGAAGAGATGGCAGACCACGAACTGGGGGACATTCCCCCAAAGGGACTGGCTGGATGGGGCATGCTGACCACCCCTGGCTGATCCCTCAGAGGCTCGGATCTGCGGGATGCTGATACCTATTGTGTCCCCTGTGCCCCCTCATCCTTATTTTCACCTCTTACCCCTTGCCTTTCTGCCCTGTAACAACCTTCGGGGCCCCTTCGTGTCCCTCCATGCCCCCCTGAACCCCTCAGAACCTTCTATGCTCCTTCATTAGTTCCTCATCCCCTCGCATCTGCTCCCAGCTCGGCTGTTGCCTTCGGCCCTTGCCACTTAGTTACCTGGAAGCAGGTTCTGGAGGCGCAGCTCCGAGGTTTGCACTGAGGTACTCCACTCCTGCCGGCTCCCCAGGGTGGTCAGGTGGctggaggtggagaggagagCTGACTTTGGTACCGCATAGGCTTAGTTTCACACCCGCCTCTGCTGTGTTATTTTGTGTGGGTATCCTTGGACAGTCCCTcgctctctgagcctctgtttcctcatctgtaaaatggggggcaATATCTTAATCTCAGGGTTTTGTGATGAAGCGAGATAATGTGCGGTTCCCAGGGGCTCCTAAACTAACCAGATGAACTAAGGGGGGGAAAACAGCTTAATACAGCCCTCTTATTCCCCCATGCATGGATGGAAtaaatcaggaaaagaaaggaggccATGTGTCTGGCTGCAACAAGTAGAGAAGTCGTGGAATCTGCTGCCTGCCTGGGCCTCCTAATCTTCTGTCCCTGATGCGGGGGCAGAACTCACTCTGTACTAAGTGCTCTCCCTGTGATGGAGGTGAGCCTTGATGGAGACTGCCCGCCCCATGGCACCTACATGCATTAGGAGGCATCTCCCCACCTACCCGTCGTTTGCTCACCACCtctcccccagctctctctctctctcttttgtacaCCCATGTCTCTGAGAGCCCTCCTTCTCAAAATGTGGCAGAGGACCAACAGGACCGCCATCCCcggggagcttgttagaaatgcagaatgccaaccccagacctgctgcatcagaatctgcattttaactgaGATCCCCAGAGGAGTCAACCCCAGGAGGCTCATGTGCACATTAAAGGCTGAGAAGCACTAGATGGAGATTTAGAGCACCTCCATCTAAAATGCATGAGACTCACAACTTTCAAGTTGGATGGTGTTTGAGGCTGTCACCGGAAATCCTATCTCAAGCTACAAGAGCACATCCAGGTAACGTTTGGAAATTGGTATTTCGTTCATCCCGGGAAGGTATGTTCCTGACCTCTACAATATGACCCtccattaattttctttatgttgaACTAAATCATTTTGACCAAAATACTACAGAATATAGTTTTAAAGGTAAATCACATTTTAGGCTTGCAATAGAAGACTCTTTTCTATGCTTCTCCATTCCCGAGTCGGCCACTTTTAATTGCTATTTCTCCTTGTATTTATCTCTATGCTTCTATTGCTACCTCTTAATTTTTCTAGGTCTAGATGTTATCTGTAGATTTCCTGCTATGGAATTAAGGATTTTGCTTTTCCtaccaccctcccccacacatacGTTCAAGGACACTAACACACTTCTTCCATCCTCCCAAAGAGCTAAATCACTGGGATGGATATTCAGGGCTTACCTTGTGGCCATGTAAATATTACTGTTCAGCTTTTTGTGTTCCCTGGAGTTAGTGATTACTTTGTTTTATCATCTGCTTGGTTTTCTGGGCACCAATGGATAATTTACTCCCAAAGCAACCAGCGGaactgaacatttatttttaacatatctaAAAACCGCAGATAATCAATCTCATTTTCTTCTGGAGACATCCCTCCCGGAGCATCTTGCTTTTGAGTCCTGGctgggttgtttgctttcttcACTGGGAAGCACAGCTGACATCCTGAGCCTTTCTCATCATTGCTTTCCTGTACTTAGCCTCATTTCTTTAGTCTCGTATTGTTCTTGCGGTTTAATGCCTGATTTTGCTGAAGCACATCCTCCGGCAGCTTTCTAGGAAAGAGTGTATGCAAGGTCAAATTTTTGAGAACTTGCATGGCTTACAATGTCTTTATTCTATTCTCATATGTGATAATCATTTGGACAGCTACCTGGGTTTAGGTTGGAAATAATCTTCCCTCAGAATTTTGCAGGCATTGCTTTATTACTCTGGGAAGAACCAAAGCAAGAACCACCAATGAATGGTCCCAAGGGCCAGCAGCATTGGCTCTATGCACTGTTGAGCCCATCACTTCCAAAGATGTCAAGTCCACCAGGCTTGAGTCTTTGGACAGGGCCCACTGGAGGCAGATATGAGATATGccacctgattcttttttttaatgtttatttatttgttttagtggagagagagagagagcgagaaggtggacacacatgcatgcaagcgggggaggggcagagagagagagagagggagagtaagaatcccaagcaggctccactctgtcagtgcaaagcctgtgGCAGGACTCGattccacgaaccgtgagatcatgacctgagcccatgcgGAGaatctggatgcttaaccaactgagccaccaaccaggagcccctggtGCCTGATTCTTGCTGCCTCCTCTCCTCGGGGCTCTATGGTCACTGTccccttcttcccccaccccattcagTTTTCCTTCAAAGTATGGTATATGCGCAAGGATTCTGTTCCTAGTTATGATCCACTTCCACTCTTGCCTCTCAAGTCACTAAACTGAGATGCGGTGGAACTTCTGTAACCACCACCCACTTACAGATTATCATGGGAatagggttttggttttttttttcagatgatcaATCTCTTCCTTATCTGTCcattttccttaatttcattcTCAGAGGGTAACTTCAACCTCCAGTTTGGGGGTTCCTATGATGTGGCCCTCTTACATTCACGTTATCTATGCCATTTCTGGAATCCCAGTATCTGGAACACTTCCCACAAGCCACAGGGCTGAGAAacagccccctcctgccccaccccttaGCAGTCTGGTGGGAGCCCCACCCCAGAAAGCCTCAGGGAACTTCCTGGCAGAACCTATCTCTGCACTCCAGGGCTACCATCCTGAAAATTCCCCCCACGGGGGCCCACAGGTATCACCCAGCTCTCAGGGGAGAGAGAGCTGCCGACAGGAAGATTGAATGATTGTCCCTGGACACACAGCTCTGGGAACTCGCAGGAGAAAGAAAGCAGTCCTTCCTCTCTCGTGCTCAGCTGCCCATGTGATGATGGGGTTAGAATGCCTTCCTGGTAACTCAGATccccacggtggggggggggggggggggcgggccgcCCTAGGGCAGAGAATTCCCAAAGGCTAGGGGATGAGTCTTCATTCTCAGAAATCACTGACTCCCTTCTGGCTAAGCTTATGAGGCCCAAACCAGCAGcagcccccctctctgccccagggCCCCACCTGGCAATAGGTCACAATGCCCCAGCTGCCCCGTCCCAGAATAGCTGACTGAAAAGAGAGGTGAGGAGGGtttggtgggtgggtgtgtggggagggggagattcCCACCGAGCTCACCCTTGAGTGTCTGCCAGGGCCCCACTCCCTCCCACACACCCACTCCCCACACTCCCTCCCACATTAGTCCTTCCTGTcacctccacctccctccatgACCCAGCTCTGCTTACCCAGGCCCAAAGCCCTTGCTTATCCTATCCCAGTCCCTCCCAGGGGCCcgggtgcgggggaggggtcGTGTAGTCCAGTGGGTCCACGTACGTCCCCCTGGGGCCCTAACCTGGCCCAGCTCCTCGACAGCGTCCTAGGGCTGGGGGCACTGGGGCTGATGATTCGGACAGTCTTTTCCACGGCTGGCCCagccttgctgctgctgctcctggtCAGTTTCCTGGCCTTCGACCTGCTCCACTGGTAAGTGCGCTGCAGCCTGGCAGGCGGGTAAGTGGTCACCTTCTAGAAGCCCAGAGGCCACCTGCTCTCTCCACAGGCCCGCAGACACCCCCGGGCCACAGCACACACTTCTCACGGGAGGCCGGAGTCAGGGGGCCGGTGAGGGTCCGGGACAGCGGGAGGCTGTCCTCCTACCTACGGCGGCGGTGGTCCCAGGAAGACTCAGCCCCCACGaggccctgctgctgctgcttctgggcCTGGGCTTGTTCCTGGGAGTGCGCGGCGTGCCCGTGGCCCTGCTCGGCCTGGCTTTCTGCCTCCATCCTTGGGTCTGAGTGCCCTCCAGAAATACACTGGCCATGCTGCTTCCGAGGTCTCCTTTCCTCCGTCCTGGGCTGAGCACGCAGGAGCGTACCTCTGAGCTCAGGGGACCTCCGGACCCACAATACGGACAGTGGACACCTGGGTCTGAGTCTGAGGACAAGAAATAGAAGGTGAGATGAGGGACAGGGAGCGCAGGACAGGATGTGGCAGCCATTTCCGAGCTTGCGGGTTGGGGTTGGCCATTCTGGCCTCCTCTGTGGTTCCAGAGAATGGGCGTCCAGAAAGACGGGCAAGAGAGCAGAGTGGGACTGAATATCAGGTAGCAGGGTAGGAACGGGGATCCCGAGGGGGCTTCCCGCAGGAAAGCCTGGGAATCTACATCTGTGGGCTCACCCCGTGCCCCTGCCAGGCTGGAGGGGCCATGGAGAGGCTGCGCAGCGGCTGGCTCCTCTCTTGGCTGGACTCCACCCCCTCCCGGGTCACAATGGGGatccccggggagggggggaggagggggaggaatgaCAGTGGGGGCTCGACTCTGGCGGCCAGGCGGTCCTGAGCGCTGCAGGAAGCAACATGACTTAGGGGTTTCTGCCCAGAGGTAAGATCCACGCCCCAGCTCaaagccccaccccacccacgcTGGTTCCCTCCCGACCCCTGGACCCCCCACCTGCCTTGAGGTCCCAGGCATCTCCAGGGCTGCTTCTGCAGCTGGCCTGGCCCTCTCCCTAGGTGCACCAACCATGATGCCGCAGCCCCAAGTGGAGACAGATGCCATCGGGGCCGGCGAGGGGCCGCAGCAGGCAGTGCCCTGGTCGGCCTGGGTCACGCGGCAGGGCTGGGTGCGCTGGTGCAGGTGCCACGTGCCTCGGAGCTGGGCCCAGTGGTGGACCACGTCGGGCTGGCGGCAACCATTTCAGCGTGTGCTGAGGGGTCTGGAGGGGATCCTCTACCTGCTGCTGTCGCTGATGCTGTGCCACGCGCTCTTCACCACCGGCTCCTACCTGCTGAGCTCCTTGTGGCCTGTCGCGGCCGCAGCGTGGAGCCATCTGCTGCCAGCTGTCCTGCTGCTGGTGCTCAGCGCTCTCCCGGCCCTGCTCTTCACCGCCTCCTTCCTGCTGCTTTTCTCCACGCTGCTGAGCCTCGTGGGCCTTCTCACCTCCATGTCTCACCCAGACTTCGCTCAGGACTCGGACCAATAGAAGGGCAACCCCATCCTGCTGCCTGTGTCTGTTGAGCCCTGGCCTAGGGCCTgaggccccggggcggggggggggggcgggagggcagTGGCCTCAGCAGGCCCCGGACGACCAGTCCCTAGCGCTGCTCGGGCCATAGGTGATGTTGCTAGAGACCAGAGGATAGACTGGCCTGACCTCCGGGCACCTCCCTCAAGCCCAGGCTGCAGGTACTTGGTGTGGGGCGTCAGGGACTTTGAGAAGAAGGGACAGGGCAGAAGGCTTAGCCAGGGGCGGAGCTGGGCCAAGCCATCTAGAGCTCCCACCAGAGTGGAGTGACACCACCAGGGCTCCCTTAGCAACTGGCAGCCTCTTTTTCTTCCAGGTGCTCAGCCGTCTCAGCTGCAGACTCATTGAGAACTTCTAGCTTGGTATTCCTCACACTCACCCCCTCTTTCCACTTCCCCAGGCTCTAGAAAGGGCCCACGGACAGAAAGCTGGCCGAGAAAGGGCTGGCCAGAACCCCCATGAGACCTCAGCGAACTCACTTCCCAGTCCTTTCTGCCCAGGCACTCCCCACTCCCTAGACCTCCTACCTTCTGCCTCAGTGCACATCTCTAAGCGGGCCAACTAGGGTAGTGAGGATCCCAAAGGGTTCCCCGCGCTAAGATTCCTAAGGTCTGTTATGGCAAAATGAACGAGAAGTCCCATTTCCCCACTTACACAATGTGTGGCCACGGCCAGTTAATTCTTTTGAACCTCAGGGGTGAGTGGGTCTCAACCCTGTCACGGGGCTGGTGTGAGTCAAAGGCAATACCTTGTGTGTGAAGCACTTCGCAAAGACCGGAAAACTGTAAGATTTTTGCATTGAACTATAAGAAAAATCTGTAGGCTCGAAAGGTCTTCTGACCTCGAAGGTGGTCGAAAGAGCAGGAAGCTTCCCTAGGCCTTCAGAGAGATGCTCTGTCATGGGTACCCTTTTGGCCCTCCGATGGTTAAACGGGGATGGATGGGTGTGGACAAGATGTAAAAGATCGTGTGACATGAAATCTCAAAATGTGCAGATGTTGGACTCTCCTGATTGTGAAATGCTTGGGGCTGGGACTCAGTGCCAGGAGATACTTGGCCAgcggtgtgagtgggggagtgcaTAGCCCGTGGGTTTCTGAAACTGTCCCAACAGTTGCTCACAAGTACCAGGAAGATCGTGGAAGGCGGCATCCCTTCATACCCAGCATGTTGGCGGCCATTCATATACCCGCTAACCCTCCAAGCAACATAGTGATCTGTCATGACCACATAAGGCACATGGCAGACAGCTCTAATCACAGCTAAGACCCACCCGCCTGACCCCTACCCAGTCCTCACCCCACTGCATCTCTAAGCCTAAAATTTCTGCTCCTGGAGCCCCAGAACCAAAGTTCCCCTCTCCTACCACCTAAACATTCAGGCCAATAGGGACCGGCCCCTAGAACAcaagtttctttttgttaaaacCCATTTGCTGTGGAGTTTCATAACCATGAAGGCCACTGGTCAGATGCCTTCAGCATCCGCGCCTGAAACTCCAGGCACAgtccttccttcccatctcctTATGGTTCTCCCTCAAATGTGGTCAGGGTCATCACTTCAGAGCCTTGGGGTCATTCTGATTAAAGGAGACAGGGCATTTTGACCCAGACCAGGCAcactgcaggggagggggaggaaggataTGGACAGGAACAAGGAGAAAGCCGCCTTCCCTTCCCCACATAAATATATACCTTCTACCCTCCTGCTCTGCTGGTAGAGGATAAGGTGGTAAGGACAGACTGGAGAGCTGATGGGCAATATTTATCAGGTCAACAcataccctgtgacccagcaattcaaaATGAAT is a window encoding:
- the CA3H20orf141 gene encoding uncharacterized protein C20orf141 homolog, translating into MTQLCLPRPKALAYPIPVPPRGPGAGEGSCSPVGPRTSPWGPNLAQLLDSVLGLGALGLMIRTVFSTAGPALLLLLLVSFLAFDLLHWPADTPGPQHTLLTGGRSQGAGEGPGQREAVLLPTAAVVPGRLSPHEALLLLLLGLGLFLGVRGVPVALLGLAFCLHPWV
- the TMEM239 gene encoding transmembrane protein 239 isoform X1, which translates into the protein MMPQPQVETDAIGAGEGPQQAVPWSAWVTRQGWVRWCRCHVPRSWAQWWTTSGWRQPFQRVLRGLEGILYLLLSLMLCHALFTTGSYLLSSLWPVAAAAWSHLLPAVLLLVLSALPALLFTASFLLLFSTLLSLVGLLTSMSHPDFAQDSDQ
- the TMEM239 gene encoding transmembrane protein 239 isoform X2 produces the protein MTVGARLWRPGGPERCRKQHDLGTCLEVPGISRAASAAGLALSLGAPTMMPQPQVETDAIGAGEGPQQAVPWSAWVTRQGWVRWCRCHVPRSWAQWWTTSGWRQPFQRVLRGLEGILYLLLSLMLCHALFTTGSYLLSSLWPVAAAAWSHLLPAVLLLVLSALPALLFTASFLLLFSTLLSLVGLLTSMSHPDFAQDSDQ